One genomic segment of Falco biarmicus isolate bFalBia1 chromosome 15, bFalBia1.pri, whole genome shotgun sequence includes these proteins:
- the PIEZO1 gene encoding piezo-type mechanosensitive ion channel component 1 isoform X4 translates to MLPVLDQLLGPSCSTWEVLARHIGVTRLDLSDIPNSVRLVAPDVGILLVSSLCLCLCRRLVPKAGAAARGRRPESLEPLEQGEEEDVERHGGTADTNTPLSTRLRVTAHWLLWVAGKGLAILLLALAGITLPSASSSVYYLLFVGLCTWWACHLPASRLAFNTLCILVAVYAAGHLVCLYAYQSPFVQGVFPPPTIWARVFGFKDIVLYLNCSRPNALVLNTGHPWPVYANPGILLLLYYTMATLVKLRRLDARRTVAPAQPPARELVELESWPKNSDGIAEDTKPMLSSSTGKPGSDTENCTVHVMGNLPQPGRRRPTERLPLHTLGHVIMNQSYVCALIAMMVWSITYHSWLTFVLLLWACLIWTVRSRHHFAMLCSPFLLLYGIALCSLQYVWCMDLAPELPTRVGFMSLEQLGLVRPKYPCLDLGAKLLLTLTFWLLLRQFVKEKLLTRRCPATPLLEVTISDTEPSRQQDVLKALGDLVRDFYAKYWICVCAGMFIVVSFAGRLVVYKIVYMFLFLLCLTLFQVYYSLWRKVLKGFWWLVVAYTMLVLIAVYTFQFEDFPMYWRNLTGLTNEQLGDLGLEQFSVSELFSSTLIPGFFLLACILQLHYFHRPFMHITDLEHIPAASPPPRAIPRPEELYGSRLLRGAPAAESAETGDSSTVSQAPTKWGLVLERLIVLGWTFSDKLTRGQVFVGRLLELHILKLVALYTVWVALQEVSLMNFLLVLLWAFAMPYCRFRHMASCLSTVWTCIIIVCKMLYQLKIVDPHEYSSNCTQPQQNGTNLSPEELGNSTLYRGPVDPANWFGIRKGYPNLGYIQNHLLVLLLLVFEAVVYRRQEYYRKQEQLVAPVTETIFEDISREHLDHGLGSCAKYFLNYFYYKFGLEICFLMTVNVIGQRMNFMVILHGCWLVVILTRRRRAAIARLWPKYCLFLVVFLLYQYLLCVGMPPALCVDYPWRWSRALPINSALIKWLYLPDFFVPPKSTNLINDFVLLLCAAQQLRVFKAERTEEWLRAAGENSDRLDLARDPHNPTPNFIHCRSYLDMAKVVVFRYLFWFVLVVVFITGATRISLFGLGYLLACFYLLLFGTAMLRKPARARLVLWDCLILYNITVIISKNMLSLLSCVFVQQMQSNFCWVIQLFSLVCTVKGYYDPKEMGKDQDCSLPVEEAGIIWDSICFFFLLLQRRVFLSYYYLHVMLDLQASALQASRGVALFKASVLKSMHSHRQAEKKSLAQLKRQMERIRAKQEKYHQERLPGSGGEGQDEARPAPGSPADPSRQRERWWRPWLDHAAVLHSGEYFLFESDSEEEEEAVVPEEPRPGRQSAFQLAYQAWVTNTRTALRQQEQQQPEPPGTEVAAEDSGAREEELQAPEEAEGQEEEEEEGSERGNVVQRVLNTLRFLWVLCRAMVDGLTQWLDACTREHADMSTVLRLERYVLTQRLARGEDVHRGVLDELYLLPPEEPPEEPSPQGTGGTDPQNSIASSRHRGATPTPVGCLLPTGSQEQVTPWGSQEDVAGSRELLALPQNRSRTASELLLSRRLYFPELEESERFYQSHNRFLKLLLAGYRCVAAHSELLCYFIIILNNMVTASVISLFLPILVFLWAMLSIPRPSKRFWMTAIIFTEVMVVVKYLFQFGFFPWNGYAMLVRNEGKPFFPPRILGLEKTDRYIKYDLIQLLALFFHRSLLLSYGLWDHEEDPFPKKKAEAERVEDEEEEERREEAASPPPAVDKEGMEALAEPGTLGAAAGPELEGDAVGQAEEAGATQLRFRRKRRQGKKQPEAAPEEGDGEEEEEEEEEEEEEAKQSHAQRKLKAFGLRVKLFFLTMAQNMYRPVRGFFRDILHTQHRAATDVYAFMFLADVVDFIIIVFGFWAFGKHSAAADITSSLSDDQVPEAFLVMLLIQFTTMVIDRALYLRKTVLGKLIFQVILVFSIHLWMFFILPAVTERLFSLNTVAQLWYFVKCIYFSLSAYQIRCGYPTRILGNFLTKKYNHLNLFLFQGFRLVPFLVELRAVMDWVWTDTTLSLSNWMCVEDIYANIFIIKCSRETEKKYPQPKGQKKKKIVKYGMGGLIILFLVAIIWFPLLFMSLVRSVVGVVNHPIDVTVTLKLGGYEPLFTMSAQQQSIQPFTPQDYEALTNQFERQPVAMQFITLYGYEDIVTARIEGSSGSLWSISPPSREQMRRELQNGSSDITLRLTWTFQRDLGKGGTVEHTFDKHTTDLQPGAPQRMELAQLLQGTRDAPVQVPKLFPKYIRAPNGPEANPVKQLLPDGEDSYLDVEVQLKRERAGAGRGGDSFLEWWVVRLKEAPPRDGNILPMVIFNDKVSPPSLGFLAGYGIMGLYVSIVLVIGKFVRGFFSEISHSIMFEELPCVDRILKLCQDIFLVRETGELELEEELYAKLIFLYRSPETMIKWTREKE, encoded by the exons ATGCTGCCCGTCCTGGATCAGCTGCTGGGGCCCAGCT GCAGCACCTGGGAGGTCCTTGCCCGCCACATCGGGGTCACCAG gctggacTTGAGCGACATCCCCAACTCGGTGCGTCTCGTGGCACCCGACGTCGGCATCCTGCTGGTCTCGTCCCTCTGCCTGTGTCTGTGCCGCCGCCTGGTCCCCAAGGCAGGTGCTGCCGCCCGTGGCCGGAGACCCGAGTCCCTGGAGCCCCTTGAGCAG ggggaagaggaggacgTGGAGCGGCACGGTGGCACGGCTGACACGAACACGCCGCTGAGCACCAGGCTGCGGGTGACAGCTCACTGGCTGCTCTgggtggctgggaagggcctggccatcctgctgctggcctTGGCTG ggatCACCCTGCCTTCCGCCTCCTCCAGCGTCTACTATCTGCTCTTCGTGGGGCTGTGCACGTGGTGGGCTTGCCACCTCCCCGCCAGCCGCCTTGCCTTCAACACCCTCTGCATCCTTGTCGCCGTCTACGCTGCCGGCCACCTTGTCTGTCTCTATGCCTACCAGTCACCCTTCGTCCAGGGGGTCTTCCCGCCCCCCACCATCTGGGCACG gGTGTTCGGCTTCAAGGACATCGTCCTGTACCTCAACTGCTCCCGGCCCAACGCCCTGGTGCTCAACACTGGCCACCCCTGGCCCGTCTACGCCAACCCCGgcatcctgctcctgctctACTACACCATGGCCACCCTGGTGAAGCTGCGCCGGCTGGACGCTAgg AGAACCGTGGCgccagcacagccaccagcgAGGGAGTTGGTGGAGCTGGAGAGCTGGCCCAAGAACTCCGATGGCATAGCTGAAGACACCAAG cccatgctgTCCTCCAGCACCGGGAAGCCGGGCAGCGACACTGAGAACTGCACTGTCCACGTCATGGGCAACTTGCCACAGCCGG GCAGGAGGCGTCCAACGGAGCGGCTGCCCCTGCACACCCTGGGCCACGTCATCATGAACCAGAGTTATGTCTGCGCCCTCATCGCCATGATG gtgTGGAGCATCACCTACCACAGCTGGCTGACCTTcgtgctgctgctctgggcatgCCTCATCTGGACGGTGCGCAGCCGGCATCACTTCGCCATGCTCTGCTcgcccttcctcctcctctacgGCATCgctctctgcagcctgcagtACGTCTGGTGCATGGACCTGGCCCCCGAGCTGCCCACCCGTGTCGGCTTCATGAGCCttgagcagctggggctggtgcGCCCCAAATATCCCTGCTTGGACCTGGGGGCTAAG ctcctgctcacCCTCaccttctggctgctgctgcggcAGTTCGTTAAGGAGAAGCTGCTAACGAGGAGGTGCCCAGCCACCCCGCTCCTGGAGGTGACCATCTCGGACACAG agcccagccGGCAGCAGGACGTGCTGAAGGCACTGGGGGACCTGGTGCGGGATTTCTACGCCAAATACTGGATCTGTGTCTGTGCTGGCATGTTCATCGTGGTGAGCTTCGCCGGGCGCCTCGTTGTCTACAAGATCGTCTAcatgtttctctttctcctctgcctcacCCTCTTCCAG GTGTACTACAGCCTGTGGCGCAAGGTGCTGAAGGGCTTTTGGTGGCTGGTGGTGGCATACACCATGCTGGTGCTCATCGCTGTCTACACCTTCCAGTTCGAGGACTTCCCCATGTACTGGAGAAACCTGACAGGCCTCACCAATGAGCA GCTGGGCGACCTGGGCCTGGAGCAGTTCAGCGTCTCCGAGCTCTTCTCCAGCACCCTCATCCCAGGCTTCTTCCTCCTGGCCTGCATTCTCCAGCTCCATTACTTCCACCGCCCCTTCATGCACATCACTGACCTGGAGCACATCCCCGCTGCCTCTCCGCCACCCCGCGCCATCCCCAG GCCAGAGGAGCTGTATGGGAGCCGGCTGCTGCGGGGTGCACCTGCTGCCGAGAGCGCCGAGACAGGCGACTCCAGCACTGTGTCACAGG CGCCCACCAAATgggggctggtgctggagcGCCTGATCGTGCTGGGCTGGACCTTCTCGGACAAGCTGACCCGTGGGCAGGTCTTTGTGGGGCGTCTACTGGAGCTCCACATCCTCAAGCTGGTGGCTCTTTACACTGTCTGGGTGGCCCTGCAAGAG GTATCGCTGATGAACTtcttgctggtgctgctgtgggccTTCGCCATGCCCTACTGCCGGTTCCGCCACAtggcctcctgcctctccaCCGTCTGGACCTGCATCATCATCGTCTGCAAGATGCTCTACCAGCTCAAGATTGTCGACCCCCACGAGTACTCCAGCAACTGCACCCAG CCCCAGCAAAATGGCACCAACCTGAgcccagaggagctgggcaACTCCACGCTGTACCGCGGCCCTGTGGACCCTGCCAACTGGTTCGGCATCCGCAAGGGCTACCCCAACCTGGGCTACATCCAG aaccacctcctggtgctgctgctgctggtgttcgAGGCGGTGGTGTACCGGCGCCAGGAGTACTACCgcaagcaggagcagctggtggcCCCCGTCACAGAGACCATCTTTGAGGACATCTCCCGTGAGCACCTCGACCACGGCCTCGGCAGCTGTGCCAAATACTTCCTCAACTATTTCTACTACAAGTTTGGCTTGGAG atCTGCTTCCTGATGACGGTGAATGTGATCGGGCAGCGAATGAACTTCATGGTGATCCTGCACGGCTGCTGGCTGGTCGTCATCCTGACACGGCGCCGGCGGGCGGCCATCGCCCGCCTCTGGCCCAAGTACTGCCTCTTCCTCGTCGTCTTCCTCCTCTACCAGTACCTGCTGTGCGTGGGCATGCCGCCCGCTCTCTGCGTGG ACTATCCATGGCGCTGGAGCCGGGCCCTCCCCATTAACTCGGCGCTCATCAAGTGGCTCTACCTGCCCGACTTCTTCGTGCCCCCCAAATCCACCAACCTCATCA ATGACTTCGTGCTGCTGCTGTGCGCGGCCCAGCAGTTGCGGGTGTTCAAGGCCGAGCGCACCGAGGAGTGGCTGCGTGCAGCTGGCGAGAACAGCGACCGGCTCGACCTGGCCCGGGACCCCCACAATCCCACGCCCAACTTCATCCACTGCCG GTCATACCTGGACATGGCGAAGGTGGTGGTCTTCCGCTACCTTTTCTGGTTTGTCCTGGTGGTGGTCTTCATCACCGGGGCTACCCGCATCAGCCTCTTTGGCCTTGGCTACCTGCTGGCCTGCttctacctcctcctcttcgGCACTGCCATGCTGCGCAAACCAGCACGGGCTCGCCTCGTGCTCTGGGACTGCCTCATCCTCTACAACATCACCGTCATCATCTCCAAAAACATGCTGTCG ctcctctcctgCGTCTTCGTGCAACAGATGCAGAGCAACTTCTGCTGGGTGATCCAGCTCTTCAGCCTGGTCTGCACCGTCAAGGGCTACTATGACC ccaAGGAGATGGGCAAGGACCAGGACTGCTCGCTGCCCGTGGAGGAGGCGGGCATCATCTGGGACAGCAtctgcttcttcttcctcctgctccagcgCCGCGTCTTCCTCAGCTACTACTACTTACATGTTATGCTGGACCTCCAAGCCTCTGCCCTGCAGGCTTCCAG GGGCGTCGCACTGTTCAAGGCCAGTGTCCTGAAGAGCATGCACTCCCACCGGCAAGCTGAGAAGAAGTCGCTGGCCCAGCTGAAACGGCA GATGGAGCGGATCCGAGCCAAGCAGGAGAAGTACCACCAGGAGCGGCTGCCCGGCAGTGGTGGCGAGGGGCAGGATGAGGCCAGGCCAG CGCCCGGCAGCCCGGCGGACCCTTCCCGGCAGAGGGAGCGGTGGTGGCGGCCATGGTTAGACCACGCCGCAG tgctgcattCAGGGGAATACTTCCTCTTCGAGTCGgacagtgaggaggaggaggaggcggtgGTGCCAGAGGAGCCACGGCCGGGCAGGCAGAGTGCCTTCCAG ctcGCCTACCAGGCCTGGGTGACCAACACCAGGACGGCACTgcggcagcaggagcagcagcagccagagccacCCGGTACCGAGGTCGCTGCAG AGGACAGCGGAGCGAGAGAGGAAGAGTTGCAGGCACCCGAAGAGGCTGAAggccaggaggaagaggaggaggaaggctcaG AGCGGGGCAACGTGGTGCAGCGCGTGCTGAACACCCTGCGGTTCCTGTGGGTGCTGTGCCGGGCCATGGTGGACGGGCTGACCCAGTGGCTGGACGCCTGCACCCGGGAGCACGCTGACATGTCCACTGTCCTGCGCCTCGAGAGATACGTCCTCACACAGCGGCTGGCCAGG GGAGAGGATGTGCACCGCGGGGTCCTGGATGAGCTCTACCTGCTGCCGCCGGAGGAGCCCCCAGAGGAGCCAAGCCCACAGGGGACTGGGGGTACAGACCCCCAGAACAGCATCGCTTCCAG CAGGCACCGAGGAGCTACCCCCACCCCAGTGGGATGCCTGCTTCCCactggcagccaggagcaggtGACACCCTGGGGGTCCCAGGAGGATGTGGCAGGGTCTCGGGAGCTCCTGGCCCTTCCCCAGAACCGCAGCCGGACAGCCAGTGAGCTCCTCCTGAGCAG GCGGCTGTACTTCCCCGAGCTGGAGGAGTCGGAGCGGTTTTATCAATCCCACAACCGGttcctgaagctgctgctggccggGTACCGCTGCGTGGCTGCCCACTCCGAGCTGCTCTGCTACTTCATCATCATCCTCAACAACATGGTGACTGCCTCCGTCATCTCGCTCTTCCTGCCCATCCTCGTCTTCCTCTGGGCCATGCTCTCCATACCCCGGCCCAGCAAGCGCTTCTGGATGACCGCCATCATCTTCACTGAG gtgatggtggtggtgaaaTACCTCTTCCAGTTTGGGTTCTTCCCCTGGAATGGCTACGCCATGCTGGTGCGCAACGAGGGCAAGCCCTTCTTCCCACCCCGCATCCTGGGCTTGGAGAAGACTGACCGGTACATCAAGTATGACCTCATCCAGCTCCTGGCGCTCTTCTTCCATcgctccctgctgctg TCCTATGGGTTGTGGGACCACGAGGAGGACCCCTTCCCCAAGAAGAAGGCAGAGGCGGAGCGGGTagaggatgaggaagaggaggagaggcgGGAGGAAGCAGCATCCCCGCCGCCCGCAGTGGACAAGGAAGGGATGGAGGCGCTGGCAGAGCCAGGGACACTGGGTGCAGCCGCGGGGCCGGAGTTGGAGGGCGATGCcgtggggcaggcagaggaggctgGGGCCACGCAGCTCCGCTTCAGGAGGAAGAGGCGGCAGGGGAAGAAGCAGCCAGAGGCAGCTCCGGAGGAAG gggatggggaggaggaggaggaggaggaagaggaggaggaagaagaagcaaAACAGAGCCACGCTCAGAGGAAGCTGAAGGCGTTTGGGCTGCGGGTCAAGCTCTTTTTCCTCACCAT GGCACAGAACATGTACCGGCCGGTGCGCGGGTTCTTCCGGGACATCCTGCACACCCAGCACCGGGCAGCCACCGACGTCTACGCCTTCATGTTCCTGGCAGATGTGGTTGACTTCATCATCATCGTCTTCGGCTTCTGGGCCTTCGGG AAACACTCGGCAGCTGCCGACATCACCTCCTCGCTGTCGGATGACCAAGTGCCGGAGGCCTTCCTGGTCATGCTGCTCATCCAGTTCACCACCATGGTCATCGACCGTGCGCTCTACCTCCGCAAGACTGTGCTGGGCAAGCTCATCTTCCAGGTCATCCTGGTGTTCAGCATCCACCTCTGGATGTTCTTCATCCTGCCAGCCGTCACCGAAAG GTTGTTCAGCCTCAACACGGTGGCCCAGCTGTGGTACTTTGTGAAGTGCATCTACTTCTCGCTGTCAGCCTACCAGATCCGCTGCGGCTACCCTACCCGCATCCTGGGCAACTTCCTCACCAAGAAATACAACCACCTCAACCTCTTCCTCTTCCAGGG GTTTCGCCTCGTGCCCTTCTTGGTGGAACTGAGGGCTGTCATGGACTGGGTCTGGACAGACACCACGCTGTCCCTCTCCAACTGGATGTGCGTGGAGGACATCTACGCCAACATCTTCATCATCAAGTGCAGCCGTGAGACGGAGAAG AAATACCCCCAGCCCAAGGggcagaagaagaagaagattGTGAAGTATGGCATGGGGGGCCTCATCATCCTCTTCCTGGTGGCCATCATCTGGTTCCCGCTGCTCTTCATGTCGCTGGTGCGCTCCGTGGTGGGCGTTGTGAACCACCCCATCGACGTCACCGTCACCCTCAAGCTGGGGGGGTATGAG CCACTGTTCACCATGAGTGCCCAGCAGCAATCCATCCAGCCCTTCACCCCCCAGGACTATGAAGCCCTCACCAACCAGTTTGAAAGGCAACCG GTGGCCATGCAGTTCATCACGCTGTACGGCTACGAGGACATTGTGACGGCCCGCATCGAGGGCAGCTCGGGCTCGCTCTGGAGCATCAGCCCCCCCAGCCGGGAGCAGATGCGGCGGGAGCTGCAGAACGGCTCATCCGACATCACCCTCCGCCTCACCTGGACCTTCCAGAG GGACCTGGGCAAGGGGGGCACGGTGGAGCACACCTTCGACAAGCACACCACCGACCTGCAGCCCGGCGCGCCCCAGCGCATGGAGctggcccagctgctgcagggcacccGCGACGCGCCTGT GCAAGTGCCCAAACTCTTCCCCAAATACATCCGGGCACCCAATGGCCCTGAAGCCAACCCCGtcaagcagctgctgccag ATGGGGAGGACAGCTACCTGGATGTGGAGGTGCAGCTGAAACGGGAGCGTGCGGGTGCCGGCCGAGGAGGTGACAGCTTCTTGGAGTGGTGGGTGGTGCGGCTGAAAGAGGCCCCCCCTCGTGATGGCAACATCCTCCCCATGGTCATCTTCAACGATAAAGtcagcccccccagcctgggttTCTTGGCTGGCTACGG GATCATGGGGCTGTACGTCTCCATCGTGCTGGTGATTGGGAAGTTTGTGCGGGGTTTCTTCAGCGAGATCTCGCACTCCATCATGTTCGAGGAGCTGCCCTGTGTGGACCGCATCCTGAAGCTGTGCCAGGACATCTTTCTGGTGCGGGAGACGGgtgagctggagctggaggaggagctcTACGCCAAGCTCATCTTCCTCTACCGCTCCCCCGAGACCATGATCAAGTGGACGCGGGAGAAGGAGTAA